The genomic window CGGTGCAGGTGATAGCGAGGAACTCTCACCCAGtgctggggggactgggagggactgggagcagtCACTGGGGTtaactggggggcactgggaatcactgggacacactggggggcactgggaaaggctgagggaactgggaagGGCTGAACGTGGCACCTGGGCaaactggggggaactgggagaggTGCTGTGGCAAAGCCAGGGGTGAACTGGGAAAGCCCAGGggtgaactgggatgaactgggcaGAGATGGACTcagccccaggacccccagaccccaaactgGTCTGACTGGTGGAACTGGTGGGGCCACGGCAGCGCCTCCTGCCCTTATCACATCCGGAGCCTTATCAGGAAGAGAATGggggggggagaggggaaaactgggaatggggagggagCACGGGGGGAGCCAGGAACGGGAAGGGGGGATCCAGGAGGAACTGGAATgaggaggggcagagggaagatTCCAGAAcgggagagggagggggaggaTCCCTGAAAGGGAGGGACCGGGGGACTCTggaatggggagggggcaggaggagcaggatctGGGTGGGATTGGGGTGCTCAGAGTGGGATCTGGGTGGGATTggggtgctcagagcaggatcTGGGTGGGATTGGGGTGCTCAGAGTGGGATCTGGGTGGGATTggggtgctcagagcaggatcTGGGTGGGATTggggtgctcagagcaggatcTGGGTGGGATTGGGGTGCTCAGAGTGGGTTCTGGGTGGGATTGGGATCTGGGTGGGATCCCAGTGCTGGTGGGATTggggtgctcagagcaggatcTGGGTGGGATCCCAGTGCTGGTGGGATTTGAGTGCCAGGATTTGGGCACAGCGGCACGGGGATGCCCAGCAGGGTTGGGAtgcccagcagcactgggatgccCAGCAGGACTGGCATGCCCAGCAGCaccccggtgccagcaggatcCTGGTGCCAGCAGGATCCTGGTCTTTgggccctgctgccatccccagcCCACCCCAAGCCCCTCTCCCACCCCACAGGCCGACCATGAAGCTGCCCCCGAGCTGccgcctgctcctgctgcccgcGGCCGTGGCTCTGACCCTGCTGGCGCTGCACGCCCGCCACCCGGCGCCCCCCGCCAGCCCCACGgagccccccggccccgcggcgccCCCCGGTAACGGCACGGAGCCCACGCGGCACCCGCTGCAGCCGCCGTACCCGCACCCGTACCGCTTCCTGCTCAACCACCCCGACAAGTGCCGCGGGTGGGCGCCgttcctggtgctgctggtggtgtcGGCCCCCGAGGCCCTGGCGGCGCGGGACGCCGTGCGCCGCACCTGGGGCGCCGAGGACGCCGTGCCGGGGCTGCGGGTGCTGCGGCTCTTCCTGCTGGGCGTGCACCCCGTGTTCGGCGCCGAGCTGCGCCCCGTGCTGGAAGAGGAGGACGCGCTGCACGGcgacctgctgcagcaggacttCCTCGACACCTACAACAACCTGACGCTCAAGACGCTGATGGGCCTCGAGTGGGTGAGCCGCTTCTGCCCCAACGCCACCTACGTGATGAAGGCCGACCACGACGTCTTCCTCAACCTGGAGTACCTGGCGGGGCTGCTGCGGCCGCCCAGGGCGGATTTCGTGACGGGCTACGTGTACCGGCGGACGGGCCCGCTGCGGAACCGCGCCTACAAGTGGTTCGTGCCGTGGGAGGTGTACCCCAACGACACGTACCCGCCCTACTGCGGCGGGCCCGGCTACGTGCTCTCGGGGGACGTGGCGCTGCGCGTGTTCCGCGTGGCGCAGACGCTGCCCCTCATCAACATGGAGGACGCCTTCGTGGGCATCTGCCTGCACGCGCTGGGCGTGCCCGTGACCGACCCGCCGCCCGGCGCCTTCAACATGTACCGGCTGGACTACGACCGGTGCCGCTTCTCGCGCGTGGTCATGGTGCACCACTACgggccccaggagctgctgcgcGTGTGGCCGCACTTCCGCAACGCCTCCGTCAAGTGTCCCTAGGGCGCGAcgagctgggctctgcctggctctCACGGGGAGCTGCTGCGATCTACTGACTGCAAACGGGACCCACTGActcactgggagctgctggttaTTGCCGCGCCCGAGTGGGCGctggctggtgagagagagatggttaatcttgtttcttgaatcagaaggctgaatttattaatataagatataatacattatagttatactagaaagaataaggagagaggttttgcgGAGCAGCcaggctagctaggaagagatagaaaagaatccacaacaaagctgtggccaaggactcagtcccctggcttgcactggtgattggcccttaattataaacataaaacatgaaccaatcaccaatcaaaataggtgcccctgttgcatcCCCAAGCAGCTGATgataattgtttaccttgtcttcggaggcctctggtGTTATTGGGATccactggtgtcactggggtCTCCTGGTGTCACTGGGATCTACTGACCGTAACCGGGATCCGCCGGTGCCGCTGGGATCCGCCGGTGCCGCTGGGATCCGCCGGTGCCGCTGGGATCCGCCGGTGCCAGCCCGTGCCTGGTCCTGGCCCCGGAGCAGCCGCTGACCCTCGGGGTCCCCCCAGGACGTTCCTGCCCCtctgagcctggagcagctgctccacccATCACTGAGCCGTTGTTCGGTTATCGAGGATCTATCGGGGATCCGCCCGGATCTGGGATCCGCCACGCTGTGTTAATTTATATCCAAAGTTTTTAATAAAAGGGCTGGAGCCTCGTCTGTGCTGGTGCCGCCGTCCCGACGGATCCGGGTTGGGAAGGGGCCTGGCGCTGGAATGTGCCCTGTTCTGGGCAGCATTCCTGGTGtttgccaggctgtgccctgctccaggtgctgctcccGGTGTTtgaggggctgtgccctgctccaggtgctgtTCCTGGTGTTTGCCAAGCTGTGCCACATTCCAGGTGCCATTCCTGATGTTTGAGGGGCTGTGCCTCACTCTAAGTACCACTCCTGGTGtttgccaggctgtgccacatTCCAGGTGCCATTCCCGGTGTTTGAGGGGCCATGCCCCCCTCCAGGTGCCATTCCCGGTGTTTGAGGGGCCATGCCCCCCTCCAGGTGCCATTCCCGGTGTTTGAGGGGCTGTGCCTCACTCTAAGTGCCATTCCTGGTGtttgccaggctgtgctgcattCCAGGTGCCATTCCCGGTGTTTGAGGGGCCGTGCCCCCCTCCAGGTGCCATTCCCAGTGTTTCCCGGGCTGAGCCCCACTCCAGGCATCGTTCCCGGCGTTTTCTGGGGTCTGGCTCTGGCACGGAACGATCCGGAACCACCCGTACAAAGTTCATCCAAAGGAGCCACGAGGCCCCACTTAACCCCAGGTCAGCCCCAGTTCAGGCCCAGGTCAGCCCCAGTTCAAGCCCAGAATGGCCCCAGTTCAGCCCCACTTGAACCCCAGTTTGGCCCTAGTTCAACCCCAGTACTCTGAACTTAAGGGGTTTAAGGGACAAATATTTGGAAttcaggtttggttttttatggGAATCCTCCCAGTGTGGGGGTTTGGAGGTGCAGGACGCATTGGGAGCCCAAACCATCCCAGATTTTGGGTTTATTCATCTCCTCCACCCCCAACCCCAACCCTGACCCCTTTCCCCAAAAAACTGAAACCACCAAAGGCAGCAAATACCGAAAAAAGCTCCTTTTTAACGCACTTCACAAAAGCAGAACAACGAGGGCCCGTCCCCCAGCCAGAGCCTGGGAAAAGGCTCCAGAATTGGATCGacttcccccaaaaaaaaaaaacaaacaaaaccaaaaaaaaaaaagaacaaaaacaaaaaaaaaccccaaaaaataataataataatcctaTTTAGACCAAGTCGTCGTGGCAACTACGACCCATTAAATAGAGGCCCAGGGGTGACGGGTCACACAGAGCAATGGGGAGGAGGAACAGGGGATAAAACCCGGGGGATGAGCCCcggggcggcgcggcgcggcgcgaCACGGGGGTTTATCTGTACTGGTAACTCATGCTGTGCTCGCTCCTGCCGTAGCCGCCCTGTGACGCCTGGTACGAGCTGGGGGGGCCGCTGTAGTTCTGGGAGCCCGGGGAGTTGTAGTTGGACTGGGACGAGTATCCACCTGCGCAgcacgaggaggaggaggaggaggaagaggaaggattAGAGCGGCcgtggggctggagcagggccccACACCCACCTGGGCGGTGCTGGGGTGTCAATACTGACCTGCCTTACCTTGGTACGAGGAGCCCCCGCCCCCGGAGCCCCCGTAGCCCCCGTGGGAGCCCGAGTTGTAGGAGCCGCCCCCGGAGTAGTTgttgccgccgccgccgcggccgctgTTGCCGCTGTAACCTGGGGACGGGGAAAATGTGGGGGTGAGGGCGtgggcagggacccccagcacccccaggggtCTCAGTTTAACTCAGCCAAGCCCCCAAGAGCCCAGAATTCCAGCAGGATTCGGAtgcagagggatctggggcATTCTGAGGCATGGATTATACCCCAGGaatgtgcccagggctgggcacccacctcacctgtcccctctccctgtcAGACTCATCCCAGctccaaccccaaatccttctttTAACCCAAACCTCCCTTATTCACatctccagccccaaatccctcttttaacccaaacctccccatatttcccagctccagcacctgggaGGGGCAGGAAGAACCCCTggagctccctcctgcctgccccagcccagaggggtCACCAGgtcccctccagctgctccagagaCAACCCTCAAACACCTTTAACCCAACTTTGGGCTcaaacccaaccccaaccctgaaacccctgccacccccagctcccctctgcACTCACTGTATTTGCTCTCGTAGTTGTAGTCAGAGCCGCCGCCGGGCGAGTTGTACGAGTTGGAGTAGGAGTAGCCGCCCTGGCCGTGGCCGTAGCCCTTCTGCTTGCCCTGCCCGGGGCCGTAGCCGCCGTACTGGCCCTGCCCGTagggctgctggccctggtggGTGCCGTAGCCGGAGCCGTACGAGGCCTTctggccgccgccgccgtgctgctgcttcttgccGCCGTGCTTGGGCGGCGCGGGCGCCGTGTAGCCGTCCCCGCCCTGGTAGTAGGAGCCGTAGCCcgaggagccgccgccgccgcccaaGTTGGAGTGGCCGCCGTTGCTGTAGAACTGGCCTGGACAGAGAGAGGAGGGTCAGGGTCCTGGGGGTGCAGCCCCTCCGGAGGGGAGAGGGTCTGTGAGGGTGGTCCGGAGGGGAGGAGGGTCTGTGAGGGTGAGGGTGGTTCGGAGGGGAGAGGGTCTGTGAGGGTGGTCTGGAGGGGAGGAGGATGGGTGAGGGTGGTCTGGAGGGGAGGAGGGTCTGTGAGGGTGAGGGTGGTCCGGAGGGGGAGGAGGGTCTGTGAGGGTGGTCTGGAGGGGAGAGGGTCTGTGAGGGTGAGGGTGGTTCGGAGGGGAGGAGGGTCAGTGAGGGTGGTCCGGAGGGGAGGAGGGTCTGTGAGGGTGGTTCAGAGGGGAGGAGGGTCTGTGAGGATGAGGGTGGTTCGGAGGGGAGAGGGTCTGTGAGGGTGGTCTGGAGGGGAGGAGGATGGGTGAGGGTGGTCTGGAGGGGAGGAGGGTCTGTGAGGGTGAGGGTGGTCCGGAGGGGAGGAGGGTCTGTGAGGGTGGTTTGGAGGGGAGGAGGGTCTGTGAGGATGAGGGTGGTCTGGAGCTGATGGAGACCCCTCAGCTCGCTGAGACTTCAGTGGGACCCCCTGTAAGTGCAGCAGAACCCCCCGTGTGGATCTGTCCCTGGGATTCCATTCCCATCCAGACCCTGCATCCGGGCCCATCCCCGTGATTCCAGCAGGATCCATCCCTGTGACTCCAGCAGGATCCATCCCTGTGACTCCAGCAGGATATTTCATCTGGATCCATCCCTGTGATTCCAGCAGGATCCACCCCTGTGACTCCAGCAGGATCCCCCATCTGGACCGATCGATCTCTGTGATTCCAGCAGGATCCATCCTGTGATTCCAGGACTCATCTGGATCCCTCCCTGTGATTCCAGCAGGATCTCCTATCTGGATTGATCCATTTTTGTGATTCCAGCAGGATCCAACCATGTGATTCCATCTGAATCCATCCCTGTAACTCCAGCAGGATCTCCTATCTGGATCCATCCCTGTAATTCCACCAGATCTCCCATCTGGATCCACCCTGGGCCTCCCTCAACCCCACAAATTCCAAACACCATCCCGGAGTGAGAGATGCTCTGGAATGAAAATCCTGCTCCAGGAATGAGGAACCCACACGACTGCACTGTTTATCTTCTCAGGATTTGGGTAATTCCATCTGGGATCCAGAGCTCATCTGGGCTTGACTTCATCTCTTCAGGGTCCCACAGCCAAACTCTTTTCCTGCCATTCCATGGAGAACTGGGAGCATCCAAAACCAATCttatttttgaggaaaaaaaagccaccgGAATCTAAAACCCTGTGGGATCAGGAGGGATCTGCCAGCAACGAAAAGGGGCAGAATTTGGTTAAAAAGGATCCAAGGAGTGAAATTCCACGTGCTTCACTTCCACAGCTCTGACTGATCCCAGGTgaatcccagctccatccccaaatcccttggCTGCCAAGAGCTTCCGGAGGATTTAAATTCTGGGCTCATTCCGTGATTCTCTTCCAGGTCCCCTTTTCCATGAGAAGTTTTTATTCCTCTTCCACAGAAAATCCCGGATTCACTCTGCAGAAACGAGGCTCTGGGATAAATTTATCTCCAGGGTTGGAACAAAATTTGTTTGTGCTGGATCAGAGTCCCCTTGggccatcccaaaccccaaaatcctggggtTTGGATCCAGAGCTGGAACTGGAGCTCTCCCACCTCAAGAGTCCCGGATTTTCCACTTTATCCCAGCATTCCAGGTGTAACTCTGAAGTTTTCATGCTTGACAGAATCAGCTGCGATTTTCCCCAAATCAGAGCTCAGGGACAGAAATGTCCAGCACCACGTGGTGGCTTGGGAAGGGCAGTTTGTCCACCTGGGAGGGATCCTAAGGATAATTTCTGGATCATCCAGGATGGGATCTGTCCCCTGGATAAACAGTCAGGACCTCCAacaatggttttttttttcaaaaaaaattgGATAATTATTATTACCAATATTTTAAGGATCCACTGAACCCTTCTGGACTCAGTTTAAACCTGgagcttccttctccttcttttttgGTTAAATCAAGGAATTAACCCAAAGATGGGAACCATGGTGCCACCAAATCCAGCAGACAACTTTCAAAGGAATAAAGGACCAAAACGCTCGGAATTTGGTGGATTCCGAGACTCAAGCCACttccaaaattcccctcaaTTCCTGATTTTGGGGATATCTCATGCTTCAGGTGACTGAAGCACTTTGCTCCAAGAGCccatttccatggcaaccaAGGACTCCATGGATTTCCCAAAGCATCCAAGACATTCCCCAATGCctggatatttatttattggatCAGGATGGGGAGCACAGGAACAATTCCCAGAGCCCAGTCTGGTTCAGAGGATTTGCTTCAGCACACGGGCAAATCCAAGCATTCCAGCAATCAGGGAATTTCACATCTTtaaaaggctgggctggacCAGATCCATGTGGAAAAGTCTTCCCAACACCCAGAGGGGTCTGACCCAATCTctgggatttattaaaaggattgaattttctaagaaaaaaccCTTGCTGTAAGCTAAGACAGAACTGATGAAAACGCTTTGGTTTCCATAAAAACCAAgaactattaaaataaaaaagcttccCCTCCCTTGAGGCATTTCCTGGGAGATCTGAGTCCCCTCACGATGGCAcctgttgggattttgggtggaaaaaGGCACTTACTGTAGCCAGCAGTGGCAGAATTCCCTCCGTAGCCGTAGCTCCCGTACCCAGCGCCTGCAGAGGACGGAAATGTTGGAATAAACAGAGATCCCAAGGGTGAAATGTCCTGAATTTGGGGGGCC from Ammospiza caudacuta isolate bAmmCau1 chromosome 29, bAmmCau1.pri, whole genome shotgun sequence includes these protein-coding regions:
- the LOC131569283 gene encoding beta-1,3-galactosyltransferase 2-like; its protein translation is MKLPPSCRLLLLPAAVALTLLALHARHPAPPASPTEPPGPAAPPGNGTEPTRHPLQPPYPHPYRFLLNHPDKCRGWAPFLVLLVVSAPEALAARDAVRRTWGAEDAVPGLRVLRLFLLGVHPVFGAELRPVLEEEDALHGDLLQQDFLDTYNNLTLKTLMGLEWVSRFCPNATYVMKADHDVFLNLEYLAGLLRPPRADFVTGYVYRRTGPLRNRAYKWFVPWEVYPNDTYPPYCGGPGYVLSGDVALRVFRVAQTLPLINMEDAFVGICLHALGVPVTDPPPGAFNMYRLDYDRCRFSRVVMVHHYGPQELLRVWPHFRNASVKCP